A section of the Lepus europaeus isolate LE1 chromosome 19, mLepTim1.pri, whole genome shotgun sequence genome encodes:
- the PPP1R14A gene encoding LOW QUALITY PROTEIN: protein phosphatase 1 regulatory subunit 14A (The sequence of the model RefSeq protein was modified relative to this genomic sequence to represent the inferred CDS: inserted 2 bases in 2 codons) produces the protein MAAQRLGKRVLSKLQAPXRARGPGGSPGGLQKRHARVTVKYDXRELQRRLDVEKWIDGRLEELYRGREAAMPDEVNIDELLELESEEERSRKIQGLLKSCTNPTEDFVQELLAKLRGLHKQPGLRQPSPSDDSSRSPQQDPARTAPP, from the exons ATGGCAGCGCAGCGGCTGGGCAAGCGGGTGCTGAGCAAGCTGCAGGCTC CGCgggcccgcgggccggggggcaGCCCCGGGGGGCTGCAGAAACGGCACGCGCGTGTCACCGTCAAGTACG CGCGCGAGCTGCAGCGGCGGCTGGACGTGGAGAAGTGGATCGACGGGCGCTTGGAGGAGCTGTACCGCGGCAGG GAGGCAGCCATGCCCGACGAGGTCAACATTGATGAGCTGTTGGAATTGGAGAGCGAGGAGGAGAGAAGCCGGAAAATCCAG GGACTCCTGAAGTCCTGCACGAACCCCACAGAG GACTTCgtccaggagctgctggccaaGCTGCGGGGTCTCCACAAGCAGCCGGGCCTCCGCCAGCCCAGCCCCTCGGACGACAGCAGCCGGAGCCCCCAGCAGGACCCGGCCCGGACCGCGCCCCCCTGA